The window tactagaatgcttaagttcagcaatttacaaacaaaaactttagccAACGCTAAGTTTACGtaaaaaacttcagctaaaacgtgctgaagttcagcaattacaaacaaaaacttcagcaaatagagaacaaaatttcagctactagaatgcttaagttcagcaatttacaaacaaaaactttagccAACGCTAAGTTTACGtaaaaaacttcagctaaaacgtgctgaagttcagcaattacaaacaaaaacttcagcaaatagagaacaaaatttcagctactagaatgcttaagttcagcaatttacaaacaaaaactttagccAACGCTAAGTTTACGtaaaaaacttcagctaaaacgtgctgaagttcagcaattacaaacaaaaacttcagcaaatagagaacaaaatttcagctactagaatgcttaagttcagcaatttacaaacaaaaactttagccAACGCTAAGTTTACGtaaaaaacttcagctaaaacatgctgaagttcagcaattacaaacaaaaacttcagcaaatagagaacaaaatttcagctactagaatgcttaagttcagcaatttacaaacaaaaactttagccAACGCTAAGTTTACGtaaaaaacttcagctaaaacgtgctgaagttcagcaattacaaacaaaaacttcagcaaatagagaacaaaatttcagctactagaatgcttaagttcagcaatttacaaacaaaaactttagccAACGCTAAGTTTACGtaaaaaacttcagctaaaacgtgctaaagttcagcaattacaaacaaaaacttcagcaaatagagaacaaaatttcagctactagaatgcttaagttcagcaatttacaaacaaaaactttagccAACGCTAAGTTTACGtaaaaaacttcagctaaaacgtgctgaagttcagcaattacaaacaaaaacttcagcaaatagagaacaaaatttcagctactagaatgcttaagttcagcaatttacaaacaaaaactttagccAACGCTAAGTTTACGtaaaaaacttcagctaaaacgtgctgaagttcagcaattacaaacaaaaacttcagcaaatagagaacaaaatttcagctactagaatgcttaagttcagcaatttacaaacaaaaactttagccAACGCTAAGTTTACGtaaaaaacttcagctaaaacgtgctgaagttcagcaattacaaacaaaaacttcagcaaatagagaacaaaacttcagctactagaatgcttaagttcaataattacaaacaaaaacttaagCACGTCTAGTTCAACAATTTTTGCTACTttaggcccgtctactagaatgttgaagttttgcgtgattgcctttgctacttcaggcccgtatgcCGAAGTTACGTAAAAAAAATTGGGTACGCctgcaatttttttttgtaaagcgggtacaagttaaaacgtgatcCAAAAAAtgagtatagatgcaaatgccccacaATTAATCTGTAATGCAATATAAAGTTTATATATTGTGACCCGTGACCCCTAAAGTTTATATATTGTGACCCATGACCCCTTAAGTTTTAGTTTAGGCTTGGTTCAAAAGTGTTCCTTTTTTGCAAACATATAGAATTTGTTGCGTGCAAGGTAATAAACTAATACATAGAGGACCAAACTGCACTTGAGCATACATTTGTGATTCTCACAAAAGTTTCTACGCCATCGCGGGTAGAAAATGCTACAAAACTCCTCCAAATGCCAAAAAACCCCAAACCCCTTGGCTCCAATTTACCGCTTTCTCTCCCTCTCCTGAATGTGAATAATCATCATCATGGCTGACGGTTTCGAATCTCATGCTGTTTTTGCTTCCAAAGAAACCCTTTCTTTCACTGAGAAGGCCAACTCTGTAAAGATGACAGGCATTTCTGAGAAGCTCAATGTGGATACTCAAGAATTTGAAGTCAAAGACAATACCCATGTGCCGCCCAAAGATACAACAGATGATGGGTCTGTTAGGTGTTCTCTAAAGATTGAAGTAATTGATGATACAGCAATGATTGATATCTCTCAAGGTGGAAAAAGTCGCACAGTTGATAAAAGATACAAATCAAGaacaaataagaagaaaaagaatgcAAACCATCAAGTAGAAAAAGAGAATGGAGAGAAAATGGTggcaagaaaagcaaaagaaaaaaatgtgCTCATTTCTGATGGCTGTAAAAGGAAAGGAGGAGAAGAGAAAATGGTTTATCGTAGAAAGGAGTTGGAAAATTTGAGGTTTGTTGGAATCGAAGAACAGAGGAAAAAGTGGGTTGAGGTGTACTGTGGGCTTGATGATACTGTGAAAAAGGAGTACGATGGCCTCCTTCAGTCTAATACTCAAAAGCACATTCGTGGACACCTTGGAAAAGAAAATACCCCTGTGATTTCTGGTGCGTGATTCCCTGACAACTCGTATTATCTGAATTTTCTTTTTCTGCGTTGTTTGAATAGTTGAATGGCTAATGTTGTTTGTTCTTTGATACCTGGCGTTTCTAAGAGTATAATTTACTATATTTCCGAAACTGGCAGTAAAGATTACATGATAATTTGTTGGGCCTGATAAAAATAATTATGCTGTGAAGTTTACCTAGTCAattaatttgaaggtttaatatTTAAACCTCTCAATCTTTGTGAAATAGTGTTCATTATCTGTTGGCATGGTGGTATCATTTTAAGAGATTGACTTGTTGGATTATTGCTTCTGGATGTTTCTTTCTAAAGTTGTTCAAATGTTAAGCGGGAGGTCATTCTATTTAAATCAATGTACGAGCATGCAGGCCAGCCAAATTCAAGTTGTattgtattttctcttttcgTTTTTGATCGGTAAATAAGAAAGCTATATAAAATAAAAGCATCAAAGAGATGTAAAAATATGTATGGTGATCCAGTAGTACATGAGAAAAAGACAAGAGAATGCCATACCCAAATTTGTATCAAGTCAAAATCAAGATACTGGAAGAATTATACAATATCGTCGTTTGTCTAAGAGAATACAAAAACTTCTTTGGCTACATAAAATATCTTTTTACTCTTTATTGATTTGCTTTTCTAAAAATTCTGATATTTCATTAACTGAATCTGTAAAAGTTGCTCAGCAGAGTGCTCTATGGCCTGTTATGCAGTGGTTCTATGCTGTAAGAGTTCTAGGTAATACATTGATTAAAAAGATTAAGAAAATCAGCATATCCATGTGTGCCTTGTATCTTGGAGGGTGCATTGTTTCCCAGTTAGTTCTATGAAGTGCACAAGCAATTAACTAAAGTTTTGTTTTCGAAGGGAAAGGAATCTTAGAATATTTGAAGGCAAATTTGAAAATGTAATTAGTAGTAGCCTAAGCATAGTTGCATAACTTGGGTAGCTTTTTGGTGCAAGATGGCAATTGTAAATGAAGTTGAAGGCATACTTGATTTCATCAGCAAACTGCAATTCATGTAAATCCTTGACTGTATTTTGGACCGGCGTTTTCTTAATGCTGGTTTTCATCAGTGAAACTTcgcttatttattttaaaaaaactaaCAGTTATTTTTTACTTTTCACCCTTCCTTTTTAGTTTTCGTTGTTGATGCTTGACTTctttatacatatacatataatatatatgcaCACACCCATACATGGTCGCTATCAGAAACGACCTCTCACTCTCTCTGTCTGCTAAACATATAAGCCTGTGTGCAAAGTGAATATTAGTTTCAGAAGCTGTTTGATCTTCACCTTCTAAAATTGTTAGTTGCTTATTGTTTAAGGTCAGGGTTTTATCTTTTCTATCATTCCTTGCTGGCACTATTACTGGATATATCTGAGAACGCCAAAGAATAAAAAGTAAAATCTCAAATGCCTCTCTTTacattaagtttttttttttgttaaatctGTTTAACACTTTTGGTAAAAGAGGATTCAAAGAGTGCTTCTTTCACCCAAaaatagggggggggggggaggaggaggaggacACAACTATTGTAGTGGAGAATTGTGTTCCAACAGCGGACCCTATCATTGACCTTCCCCATTTTCATGCAAATGAAAGTTTAGATGTAACTTGGGTTAtattgtagattataactcttggCATTTTGACAAGCTACACATTTCATGTCAAAGTTTTTACTCTATATCTTGCCTTTATGTATTGTTTTCTTCTCTACACATTCTGTTGTGGTTGTGTCAGTTTGATGGGTTTCCAAATTTCTGTTGGCACAGGTGTTTTGgctgcaaaagaacgaggaaaaCATATGAAAGTTTATACTCAAAGAGGCATGGCATATATGAATCTGCAAAACACTTTGTGTTTACCTAGGCATTAGGTCTTTACTATTGTACCCTGTTCGAGATGAAGGGCTGTCGGGAAGAGCATTTCTAACCATTGTCCAATACCTCTGCTGTACAGAAAAGTGTTTGGGATGAGCATTGATTTCTTATTTGCTCATATCTTACCACAATGATGAATCTGATTGTAGATAGATAGCTCTTGTAAATGAAACACTGATACAGTGTTAGAGAGAGAGATGATGTGTTTACGTATACTGTTCATGTAATAGAATGTAGTACACTGGATGGATTGCTGATGTAATTGTATGGTCTACTTGCAGTAGTAAAGTGACTGAATTGATAAATTTCATTTGCATTTGAAGTGAATAAACATCTCAACCTGAAATTTGCTTGAGGATGATATATTAGTTGATTTTCTGGATTTGCTCAGACATCTGTATTAGACGTTGCTAAGTGTACGTGAGTAATCATTTACACCTTTCAGGTAATGACCATTCAGGGCACTTGGATGTTCAAGAAGGGAGTATAGACACTAGAAATTCTCCTTCGGCGTTTCCTCTCAGTAGGGATGATGGCATCTCTTATGAGGGAGAAAGCAATGCTTATGAAGAAAGTGATGATAGCAATGATGATTATAGCAGCATCCAAAGACCTGCCTTTATACTTACAGGCGAGCCTGACTTTGATTCTGGTCCTCCTGAAGATGGACTTGAGTATCTTAGGCGTGTCAGGTACCACTTTTCTATTCGTGTCTAAAAGGGTTGCTCTTAAACTATCCATGTTATTATGGAtgctacaaaaataaaataaaggcttTATAGTAGTTCTGGGATGATAACTTGTGCTTGAAGCCTCTACCCTTCTCATAAAAAAATGTAGAGGAATAACTTGGTATAGCATTAAATAACATGGTAATCCATCCTACTCAAACCTCTCCAAGATACTTCCAACCCTCTATAAGGATACTGTTTGGAGACTTTTCTAATGCTCATTTTTTTCATGGCATCCTTTACATTTGACGGCCTAATTCTAAGAGTGTAGCTAAAGGGTGATGTATGGAGATTTGTAATTCTCATTGTTCGAGTTGAATAATTGACAAAAATAGCCTAATCAATTTCTCCTTGATCTCATTATCTCCTGTCAACACTAGTTGAGCATCGTCCTTGATACACTTCAGCCGGTTTAAATCCTTACTCCTTTTCTCTCTTAATCTTACTATTTTAAACATTTCTTTCTCCCTTTCTCATGTCCCTAGTTTTGGTACAAGCCATTTAGGGCTTCCTCTCGAGCTTTACTAATAGtttttcgtatttcctatatctcttatattgctgttactttgttattttatggtatttatgttatgttatggattttatggtattttatgttgttttattatgagtctattgatagtactaatatagtgtctcttgttgcctctttgagccgagggtctcctggaaacagcctctctgcccctcggggtagaggtaaggtctgcgtacatattaccctccccagaccccacttgtgggattacactgggttgttgttgttgttgttgttgttgctcttaGCTCTCTTATACTCTTCAAATGCTTCTCGGTCTTCTGCTTTTGTTAAGTTCCTATTGATCTTTTAGCTCTAATAACAAATTGATCCATAAAAATTtacaaagaaaaataagttattttggGTTTGATCTGTTTGATATAGTCAaagtaaataaaagaaacaacatCTATTAGTTTAGTTtggtaattaaataaattataaaagaagaaataaattaatgaaaaatgattTTGAGTTGGGTGGGTTGGGTTGTGATCTATGTTTAGGCAAATTGACCTTCCCATCTTTGACCTAAGCAAACTGTGTCCGGGTTATGACTCAACCTGTTTATTGATTCAACCTATTTTAACCCCACCCAAGTATAGCACAGGCCGCTACTTGACACACCTACTCAATAACATTGTTGATGTACTGAAGTTCTAACAAATCGAGTCATAACTTTGGAATCACTTATAAAAGTAAGTTGATTTCTTTTGAGATGGTGGTGATAAATCAATTTTATTTCAAATGGTAAAGTGTCATTGATATAagcattttcttttttaaaaaggtAACATGAAATTGGTATTAAATAAGTTTGGTACCACATATACAAGGATATACAAGTGCTATTAACAAAAACACCTTTAATTGAATAATCGCATAtagaaggttttttttttttggcaatccgctaggcaagtgcctagggctagttttttattaataaaagaaaagaaaaatacaacaattaggaagagTACAAATAAGGGGTACAATAGCACCTGTATTGTTACCCATATgtcttggctatataatcact of the Nicotiana tabacum cultivar K326 chromosome 7, ASM71507v2, whole genome shotgun sequence genome contains:
- the LOC107788051 gene encoding uncharacterized protein LOC107788051 isoform X1 is translated as MADGFESHAVFASKETLSFTEKANSVKMTGISEKLNVDTQEFEVKDNTHVPPKDTTDDGSVRCSLKIEVIDDTAMIDISQGGKSRTVDKRYKSRTNKKKKNANHQVEKENGEKMVARKAKEKNVLISDGCKRKGGEEKMVYRRKELENLRFVGIEEQRKKWVEVYCGLDDTVKKEYDGLLQSNTQKHIRGHLGKENTPVISGNDHSGHLDVQEGSIDTRNSPSAFPLSRDDGISYEGESNAYEESDDSNDDYSSIQRPAFILTGEPDFDSGPPEDGLEYLRRVRYHFSIRV
- the LOC107788051 gene encoding uncharacterized protein LOC107788051 isoform X2, which translates into the protein MADGFESHAVFASKETLSFTEKANSVKMTGISEKLNVDTQEFEVKDNTHVPPKDTTDDGSVRCSLKIEVIDDTAMIDISQGGKSRTVDKRYKSRTNKKKKNANHQVEKENGEKMVARKAKEKNVLISDGCKRKGGEEKMVYRRKELENLRFVGIEEQRKKWVEVYCGLDDTVKKEYDGLLQSNTQKHIRGHLGKENTPVISGHLDVQEGSIDTRNSPSAFPLSRDDGISYEGESNAYEESDDSNDDYSSIQRPAFILTGEPDFDSGPPEDGLEYLRRVRYHFSIRV
- the LOC107788051 gene encoding uncharacterized protein LOC107788051 isoform X3 codes for the protein MADGFESHAVFASKETLSFTEKANSVKMTGISEKLNVDTQEFEVKDNTHVPPKDTTDDGSVRCSLKIEVIDDTAMIDISQGGKSRTVDKRYKSRTNKKKKNANHQVEKENGEKMVARKAKEKNVLISDGCKRKGGEEKMVYRRKELENLRFVGIEEQRKKWVEVYCGLDDTVKKEYDGLLQSNTQKHIRGHLGKENTPVISGVLAAKERGKHMKVYTQRGMAYMNLQNTLCLPRH